In Amblyraja radiata isolate CabotCenter1 chromosome 28, sAmbRad1.1.pri, whole genome shotgun sequence, one DNA window encodes the following:
- the abhd11 gene encoding protein ABHD11 isoform X2 → MMMPPTRRLLLLRGGRWAWAWALGRREDSGAAEGRPLDLSYNLLDGRNTDTPLVFLHGLLGSKSNFYSIAKGLVQRTGRTVVTVDSRNHGDSGHSPVMTYEAMSRDLQNLLHKLELPKCILIGHSMGGKTAMTMALHWPGMVEKLVVVDISPNRSVSSRVFPDYFAAMKAVTVDADWSRSTARNRAEQQLRPFIEDAHTRWFILSNLVERNGRYVWRVNIEAVTNNMEHLLGFPEFNTPFTAPTIFLGGANSPYISPKDYPEIKRLFPNSIIQHVPEAGHWVHAEKPHDFINAICAFLETS, encoded by the exons atgatgATGCCGCCGACGCgccggctgctgctgctgagggGCGGCCgctgggcctgggcctgggcgCTGGGGCGGCGGGAGGACAGTGGGGCAGCCGAGGGCAG ACCCTTGGACCTTTCCTATAATCTACTGGACGGCAGAAACACAGACACTCCCCTGGTCTTCCTCCATGGACTCCTTGGCAGTAAATCAAATTTTTATTCGATAGCCAAAGGATTAGTTCAGCGGACAGGCAGGACG GTGGTGACAGTGGATAGCCGTAACCATGGTGATAGTGGACACAGTCCAGTGATGACTTATGAAGCAATGAGTCGTGATCTTCAAAACCTCCTGCACAAGTTGGAGCTCCCTAAATGTATTCTAATCGGACACAGCATGGGTGGCAAGACCGCAATGACAATGGCACTGCACTGG CCGGGAATGGTGGAAAAGCTTGTGGTGGTGGACATCAGTCCGAATCGGTCCGTCTCGAGTAGAGTTTTTCCAGATTACTTTGCTGCCATGAAAGCAGTAACCGTGGACGCTGACTGGTCAAGGTCCACTGCACGCAACCGAGCTGAGCAACAGCTTCGACCATTCATTGAG GATGCCCACACCCGGTGGTTTATCTTGAGTAATCTGGTGGAACGTAATGGCCGATATGTTTGGAGAGTTAATATAGAAGCTGTAACAAACAATATGGAGCATCTCCTGGGCTTCCCAGAATTCAACACTCCTTTTACTGCCCCGACTATCTTCCTGGGTGGCGCCAACTCTCCATACATTAG CCCCAAGGATTATCCTGAGATCAAGCGACTGTTTCCTAATTCTATTATTCAACATGTTCCTGAAGCTGGTCATTGGGTCCATGCTGAAAAACCTCATGACTTTATAAATGCCATCTGTGCATTTCTGGAAACCAGTTAG
- the abhd11 gene encoding protein ABHD11 isoform X1: MMMPPTRRLLLLRGGRWAWAWALGRREDSGAAEGRPLDLSYNLLDGRNTDTPLVFLHGLLGSKSNFYSIAKGLVQRTGRTVSYVVTVDSRNHGDSGHSPVMTYEAMSRDLQNLLHKLELPKCILIGHSMGGKTAMTMALHWPGMVEKLVVVDISPNRSVSSRVFPDYFAAMKAVTVDADWSRSTARNRAEQQLRPFIEDAHTRWFILSNLVERNGRYVWRVNIEAVTNNMEHLLGFPEFNTPFTAPTIFLGGANSPYISPKDYPEIKRLFPNSIIQHVPEAGHWVHAEKPHDFINAICAFLETS; this comes from the exons atgatgATGCCGCCGACGCgccggctgctgctgctgagggGCGGCCgctgggcctgggcctgggcgCTGGGGCGGCGGGAGGACAGTGGGGCAGCCGAGGGCAG ACCCTTGGACCTTTCCTATAATCTACTGGACGGCAGAAACACAGACACTCCCCTGGTCTTCCTCCATGGACTCCTTGGCAGTAAATCAAATTTTTATTCGATAGCCAAAGGATTAGTTCAGCGGACAGGCAGGACGGTGAGTTAT GTGGTGACAGTGGATAGCCGTAACCATGGTGATAGTGGACACAGTCCAGTGATGACTTATGAAGCAATGAGTCGTGATCTTCAAAACCTCCTGCACAAGTTGGAGCTCCCTAAATGTATTCTAATCGGACACAGCATGGGTGGCAAGACCGCAATGACAATGGCACTGCACTGG CCGGGAATGGTGGAAAAGCTTGTGGTGGTGGACATCAGTCCGAATCGGTCCGTCTCGAGTAGAGTTTTTCCAGATTACTTTGCTGCCATGAAAGCAGTAACCGTGGACGCTGACTGGTCAAGGTCCACTGCACGCAACCGAGCTGAGCAACAGCTTCGACCATTCATTGAG GATGCCCACACCCGGTGGTTTATCTTGAGTAATCTGGTGGAACGTAATGGCCGATATGTTTGGAGAGTTAATATAGAAGCTGTAACAAACAATATGGAGCATCTCCTGGGCTTCCCAGAATTCAACACTCCTTTTACTGCCCCGACTATCTTCCTGGGTGGCGCCAACTCTCCATACATTAG CCCCAAGGATTATCCTGAGATCAAGCGACTGTTTCCTAATTCTATTATTCAACATGTTCCTGAAGCTGGTCATTGGGTCCATGCTGAAAAACCTCATGACTTTATAAATGCCATCTGTGCATTTCTGGAAACCAGTTAG
- the abhd11 gene encoding protein ABHD11 isoform X3, with product MTYEAMSRDLQNLLHKLELPKCILIGHSMGGKTAMTMALHWPGMVEKLVVVDISPNRSVSSRVFPDYFAAMKAVTVDADWSRSTARNRAEQQLRPFIEDAHTRWFILSNLVERNGRYVWRVNIEAVTNNMEHLLGFPEFNTPFTAPTIFLGGANSPYISPKDYPEIKRLFPNSIIQHVPEAGHWVHAEKPHDFINAICAFLETS from the exons ATGACTTATGAAGCAATGAGTCGTGATCTTCAAAACCTCCTGCACAAGTTGGAGCTCCCTAAATGTATTCTAATCGGACACAGCATGGGTGGCAAGACCGCAATGACAATGGCACTGCACTGG CCGGGAATGGTGGAAAAGCTTGTGGTGGTGGACATCAGTCCGAATCGGTCCGTCTCGAGTAGAGTTTTTCCAGATTACTTTGCTGCCATGAAAGCAGTAACCGTGGACGCTGACTGGTCAAGGTCCACTGCACGCAACCGAGCTGAGCAACAGCTTCGACCATTCATTGAG GATGCCCACACCCGGTGGTTTATCTTGAGTAATCTGGTGGAACGTAATGGCCGATATGTTTGGAGAGTTAATATAGAAGCTGTAACAAACAATATGGAGCATCTCCTGGGCTTCCCAGAATTCAACACTCCTTTTACTGCCCCGACTATCTTCCTGGGTGGCGCCAACTCTCCATACATTAG CCCCAAGGATTATCCTGAGATCAAGCGACTGTTTCCTAATTCTATTATTCAACATGTTCCTGAAGCTGGTCATTGGGTCCATGCTGAAAAACCTCATGACTTTATAAATGCCATCTGTGCATTTCTGGAAACCAGTTAG